CCCGCGACCCGCGCCGGAACATGCCCCGCAGCTTGCCGAGCAGCCCGCCCCCGCCCGGGCCCGGCACGTGGGCCTCGCCCTCGCTGAAGTCGCCGGCCGCCCACAGGCTCAGGCCCAGGACGGTCGCCCACTGGCCCCCGGGAAGGCGGTCGGCGCCGCGCAGCCGCACCGGCAGGTGACGCCGGCTGACGGGCAGGTCGAACACCTCTTCGCACAGCTGCCGGGTGCCGCGGCAGCGACTGCCGCCGCCGGTGAGCACCACGCCGGCGCCGAGATTGGCCAGCTCGCGCAGGTCGCCGAAGTCGCGCTTCACGAACGTGAAGATCTCCTCCACGCGCGGTTCGAGGATCGCGGCCACCAGGCCCGGCGTCTCCTCCGGTTTCGCCTGGTCGAAGAGGACGTCGATGGAGACCTCGTCGACGAGGCTGCGCAGCACGACGCCGCGCTGGCACTTGGTCTCCTCGGCGGTGGCGTGCGGGATGCGCAGGCCGTGGGCCAGGTCGCGCGTCAGGTGCTCGCCGCCGAGGGGCACCATGCCGTTGGCCACGATGGTGCCCTTGCGGTACACCGCCCAGTTGGTGACGAGCCCGCCGATGTCCACCAGCATGACGCCCTTCTCGCGGTCCTCGGCCGTGAGCAGGGCCTCGGCGGTGGCGAGCACGTCGACCTCCTCGCCCAGCGGCTTGTACTTGGCCGTCTCGATGGCGTTCTCGATGTTGTGCAGCACGCTGCGCGAGCCGGTGATCAGGTGGGCCTGCATCTCGAGCTGGCTGCCCACGCGGTTCAGCGGATCGACGATGCCCTTGACGCGGTCGACGGCGAACTCGACGGGCGTGACCGTGAGGATCTTGTGGTCGAAGGGGATGGCCATGCCGCGGGCGCGGTTGCGCACCTCGTCCACGTCCCCCGGCCGGATGGGGCGCGGTCC
The sequence above is drawn from the bacterium genome and encodes:
- the ftsA gene encoding cell division protein FtsA; this encodes MSQGRLIVACDFGTTTFRALVTEVFPNGDLEIVGHAVREAEGFQDGDFVDLAAGSRCIARTILDLEKDSDIFVTGFTYNISGSHLRSVRATASVPIGPGPRPIRPGDVDEVRNRARGMAIPFDHKILTVTPVEFAVDRVKGIVDPLNRVGSQLEMQAHLITGSRSVLHNIENAIETAKYKPLGEEVDVLATAEALLTAEDREKGVMLVDIGGLVTNWAVYRKGTIVANGMVPLGGEHLTRDLAHGLRIPHATAEETKCQRGVVLRSLVDEVSIDVLFDQAKPEETPGLVAAILEPRVEEIFTFVKRDFGDLRELANLGAGVVLTGGGSRCRGTRQLCEEVFDLPVSRRHLPVRLRGADRLPGGQWATVLGLSLWAAGDFSEGEAHVPGPGGGGLLGKLRGMFRRGSRETMEAEA